The genomic stretch CAAAGAAAGCAGGAACACTTTGTATTCGAAGAGACGTACGGGGGAACACGGTCTGCTCGACACACGATATCTTGCTAGTGCGTGACGTAACTCCGTTCTCTTTACGCAGGAAATCACCTTTATGGAATTTTTGCGTTAACGGAGTTAAGAAACGAACAACGGTAGCCCCAAATAATGATTTCGGCCACGAAATtgtatttctatttaattaatcaacATGTGGTAAACGATAAAACTTAGCACAAGTCGCCTGATCAACCTGATCCCGGTGACTGTCAAATACAGTCGCCACCTAGTGAGAAGTTAATGCAAATTCTGATAAAGATCATTCGCAATGCTCTTTCTTAAAGAACCTACTTTCATTGAGACTTCCTTTTCTGGTGAAAATGCAGCTTTAATTATTACTTATAGTAACCCATATATATTTAGGAAGGATTTTGTTATTGAAGATTATTCGAAAACTTGtaaattgaattatatttttcaaaatattccataacatatttatatttcagtcggtctaaaaaaaaattgatgtGTTATATATCtagtaatttcattttaaactTCGATCAACTTGTCCATACGCATCTCTATTTCTCTCATCTCTGATTCTCGTTATAAACTGTGTGCAATTTTCGAATAATATTCTTTGTTCTATCGGAAATGAAATCGTCCACTTGACCCAATATATGTACGCCTTGAATTATCCATTCAAATCCcttatttatctttttctctctatCAGTACGGTCAGTTGAACGGCTCGATAAGGCATTTGAAAGTTCTGATGAGACACTTTGTTCCctcgcaaatattttttctgtACCCATCATTATCATCTGGTGGACAATTCAATAATGATATACACCTCTGAACAATTTATAATCAAGGTATAGTGTTACTTAccaaaaatattgcaaaagGAAGTAATAAGGACGTTTTCATTCTTTCCAAATCAATTATATGTGTAATTATATGTACAAAAATAGTATCAAAGATCAATATTACTAAAAATGTTGATGAACAAAAAGTGAATGAGATTGTATTCTCAATGCAATTTACTTAGTTAACGTTCTTACAGTTATTTAATATATGCCAGTCTCTTGATGAATTTATTTCTCTTATccatatatttttcatcgGATGGTATTTGCTGACGTTAAATAAATGGTTtatatgtttaatattaaGCAATACATTATTTCAAGTGATTAAGCAATTTCTTCTGTAAGCACAATTATTATGTCACAATCGATCGTCGTATCCTTTCAAAAGTTGGTTGAACGATACATACATTTTTGTTCTTCCTACattcatacatatatatacattcatatatatatatatatatatatatatatatatatatatatatattatactcgacaaaatattaattgatgATACGGTACAATGGAAGAAtgacgaaattttaattaatttaacttaTTAGCTTGCCTGTATTTAACttacaatataatacaaaataattaagaatgaataaaaataaacctATCTGTAACGAAAttgtaagaaaatatatttttcatagagttagttattgaaaaattttgttgaacttcttctctttctccatGTAGTTAATACATTTTCAAGCCTGAGGAAATTTGGCTGTTCAGCTTTTCTGAGCTGCGGCGGCCTGAAGTTGATTGTTTAGATTTTGCGTTGCTTCTACGGCAATATCAACGGCCTGTTTCGTGAATTTCGCAAGATCTTCCTGGATTTTTCCAGAATGTTGGCTCAGAGATTTAGCGGCTTTGTCGGATTCCTTGAGTACGGTTTGAACTCCTTCTTGGAATTTAGTTTGCAATTCATTGACTTGTTGCTGAGCGTTCGGAATTCCACTGTTAATATCTTCGACGACCTTGTTAAGCTTGACCTTAACGCCGTCCCATAGTCTTTCCAATTCAGGGGTCTTAGTCTTGACCTAAATAAACGTAAACAATATTTGAATTCttattatacttttttttaagCCTAATccacaaattttatttactttttttatagCCTTGTCTTTCTCAAAacgatacaattaaaaaatattgtttcgtAGAAACTAAGTTTCTAAACATATTAAATCAAGTTCAGTTAACTAAATAGTTCATTATTACCTCTTCAGTAATgtttttcatgtaattttGGATATTGGTAATGAAGTTGGTGCTCTGTTCCTTGACAGTTTTTACCATAGTCTCTTGATCGGGGATATTCCATTGTTCCTGAATTTGTTTGGCTAAATTGTTGATGTTCGTTTGAGcctggttgatgagttcggtCAATTGAACTTCAGGAGATCCCTGAGAATTGGTAGTACTGGACGGAGCAACTTTAGCTTCCGAGACCAGTGCAATAGCTAAGATGATCGTGAAAATGGTTTTCATTTTCCTTGGATTCACTGTAAATCAACTAGAAAGTAACTGATGTGCTGGCTACACCAGCTACTGCTTTTATAGGCGATTCTTATCAAGGGTGCACGAGGGCAAGCCAATTATCTCATTAAGACGATGATGAATTGTGATTTTAGCATTCCTCTTTAGACGCTTTCAGAAGAAAGTCTTGAGAATTTTTCTCGATAACCATTAATTTCATTCAGTTTTTCAATGATTTATTCAAAAGATAATAATGAGAAGAATTTGATTACAACttaatatttactaaagatATTATCTGAAAATAGGTTTATACACGtttatgaataaatattttatagcaTTAGTGCGTAAGATTGGGAtggataatttaatttaattttgttttttcttcaTCAAATAATAACATGGTTAAGTAAATACTGCGATATATTCGTTAAGTTATGATAAgtgattatatattttttctttctctctccgaTGGTCGATTTTATATTGATATTCTCGAGTTAAAGTTCAAGATAAAAACGAAGTTTCAAGGCATTGCATTTCTCTCTGCGGAGAAATTACATTATCTTAGCAATTAAATAGGATTGAAATTCacaaaaatatcaaaactaccaaatttacatttatgtTAGCTATTACATCTTCTTCCAACCATTATTATCAcgaacataaatattatgttgagaaatttgatattcaaaaatatttcaagaaagAGTAACTCCTCTACCAAGCAGTTACTTAATCACATTTTTGATCTTTGAAATTTGCtgttaaatatgtattagATGCATTTATAGGAAGTTACGTCAAGAGGACAAGGTCTTGTGGAAAAATTTCTATTGATGCACTTGTTGATTCTTCTGTTGCATGTGTACTATCGATGCTACGGAATCATTCCTTCAAAGTCCATATGGAACAGCTGGTTATCTATATGTGTACTGTCGGTCAATAGAAGCCTTGACCCATGACCATTTTGATTCTATTATTTGCAATACATTCATACACTTTCACCCGATTTTTATTCTACACtttgtttgatatttattcTGTATCAAAATTTACACGATGATGTACATATCAATTGATAATAACTGATAATAAATGTAGATTATCacgtttatttaaatatataatttacatatattttatgtttcaatGTATTACGAACTGATGAGATGCATGACTTTATCGGTGGTATTATGAAGATAGGAAAAGTTTATGTAACGATATTTCATGGTGTTGATATAATTCTTTCTACATATAGGACGTTCGaagttatatattttatttatataattttaagcATTAATAACTTTTTAACAGTGACATTTTTAAAGGATGAGAGAATGCAAGGAAAGTGCTTATCTtcacattttattttcaaaatttgtgTTCAATGATACATAATTATATCGTGGAAAATCATGGATTCATTAAAGCACGCGTTATTTATCTATTAGTTGTGTAAATActattttttatcttaataCTTGTGTTAAAATTAACACTGTTTTCAAAAGACATATACATAAGTACTTATACATATTAGAAATCTAACAAGAATGATGCAATCTGTTATTTGCGAAcgaaaatacaatattaataaagaaacgTTAGAAAATTGTTGGccctttttattaaaaaaggtAATTGTACTGATTTATAAATCCATAGTAGACAACTTTAGTTATGAACAATTGATCGAACGATTATTTACGCTTATTATTTGTAAGTTTCTCTATCTCTTTTCGAAAATTGTCAGTAGCCTGTCCAATAGCTGATTTCGCCTTCTCTAAGGCGCCATTAAAATCCGCATTTTCAAATGCCCCTTTTGCATCATCGAACATCTTCTTCGCTTTGTTCGTTAGATCGTCAAGAGCACTTTGAACTTGTGGATTTGATTGTGGTGTATCTTCGGGTATTGGAGTAGCCTAggcattaatataaatttccgGAAAGAATTATAAGAATCCTCAGTTACGAACAATTAAccaaatttaattacattcaatttaatttttgaagaaaatattttacctACCTGTAACATATAAACTAGGCAGACAAACAGAAAAGCGAATAAGAGGAGGTATCGAGCCATAATGTAATCGATCGTTGTTCTTTTCTGTCAGGACTATTGCTCAAAAGAATGTGACAGTTTCTGTTAGAGAGACGGTAGTAAACTGCTTTGAAAGCTTCGTGCGAGGTGTGTTACTATGATAAAACGAATTAAGATCAAAGATCACGCTAATAACCACTTAAGCCTCTATACTTCTAAGTTATTCTCAATTTCTTTATCGCCAGCTAAGCGACACGACTTGCACACGTTGCTCTTCTTCGCTCT from Bombus huntii isolate Logan2020A chromosome 8, iyBomHunt1.1, whole genome shotgun sequence encodes the following:
- the LOC126868267 gene encoding uncharacterized protein LOC126868267; protein product: MKTIFTIILAIALVSEAKVAPSSTTNSQGSPEVQLTELINQAQTNINNLAKQIQEQWNIPDQETMVKTVKEQSTNFITNIQNYMKNITEEVKTKTPELERLWDGVKVKLNKVVEDINSGIPNAQQQVNELQTKFQEGVQTVLKESDKAAKSLSQHSGKIQEDLAKFTKQAVDIAVEATQNLNNQLQAAAAQKS